The proteins below come from a single Streptomyces sp. MRC013 genomic window:
- a CDS encoding enoyl-CoA hydratase-related protein, translated as MTVTLEVSAGVGTIRLERPPMNALDIATQDRLKELAEEAAGRDDVRAVVLYGGEKVFAAGADIKEMQDMDHTAMVLRGKALQDSFTAVARIPKPVVAAVTGYALGGGCELALCADFRIAADNAKLGQPEILLGLIPGAGGTQRLARLVGPSKAKDLIFTGRHVRADEALAMGLVDRVVPAAEVYEQAHAWAAKLAQGPALALRAAKESVDVALETDLDTGLAVERNWFAGLFATEDRERGMRSFVEEGPGKAKFL; from the coding sequence ATGACAGTGACTCTCGAAGTTTCCGCGGGCGTGGGCACCATCCGCCTGGAGCGCCCCCCGATGAACGCGCTGGACATCGCCACGCAGGACCGGCTGAAGGAGCTCGCCGAGGAGGCCGCGGGCCGCGACGACGTCCGCGCCGTCGTCCTCTACGGCGGCGAGAAGGTGTTCGCCGCCGGTGCGGACATCAAGGAGATGCAGGACATGGACCACACGGCCATGGTGCTGCGCGGCAAGGCCCTCCAGGACTCCTTCACCGCCGTCGCCCGCATCCCGAAGCCCGTCGTCGCCGCGGTCACCGGCTACGCGCTGGGCGGCGGCTGCGAGCTCGCGCTGTGCGCCGACTTCCGCATCGCCGCCGACAACGCGAAGCTGGGCCAGCCCGAGATCCTGCTCGGCCTGATCCCCGGCGCGGGCGGCACCCAGCGGCTCGCCCGCCTCGTCGGCCCCTCCAAGGCCAAGGACCTCATCTTCACCGGCCGCCACGTCAGGGCCGACGAGGCCCTGGCGATGGGCCTGGTCGACCGGGTCGTCCCCGCCGCCGAGGTGTACGAGCAGGCGCACGCCTGGGCGGCGAAGCTCGCGCAGGGCCCGGCGCTCGCCCTGCGCGCCGCCAAGGAGTCGGTGGACGTCGCTCTGGAGACGGACCTCGACACGGGTCTGGCCGTCGAACGCAACTGGTTCGCGGGCCTGTTCGCCACCGAGGACCGGGAGCGCGGCATGCGCAGCTTCGTCGAGGAGGGCCCCGGCAAGGCCAAGTTCCTCTGA
- a CDS encoding Ig-like domain-containing protein, translated as MKGQPISGASAGVAPRGRSGRGRGPLAAVAGTLLLLATACGGGSADGGKGGAPGGNGSGRAGNAASQAVVAVTPKDGADAVATSGALRVTAEKGRLTTVTVTDSKGRPVEGALSADATSWQPVRHLAAATRYKVHAVAEDAAGRESAKDTTFTTLAPKNTFIGHYTPEDGQTVGVGMPVSINFSRGITDPEAVEAAVKVTAVPAVRIEGHWFGNDRLDFRPEKYWKPGTRVTVELNLDGVEGRPGVYGKQAKKFSFTIGRSQVSTVDASAKTMTVVRDGRTLKTIPITAGAPSTTTYNGQMVISEKYKVTRMNGSSVGFAGEYDIKDVPHAMRLSTSGTFVHGNYWASSGTFGTKNVSHGCVGLRDVRGAHDGSMPAAWFYDNSLIGDVVVVKNSKDKQIQPDNGLNGWNMPWSEWIG; from the coding sequence GTGAAGGGGCAGCCGATATCGGGGGCGTCGGCGGGAGTCGCGCCGCGGGGCCGCAGCGGTCGGGGCAGGGGGCCGCTGGCCGCCGTCGCCGGAACGCTGTTGCTGCTCGCCACCGCGTGCGGCGGGGGATCCGCCGACGGGGGGAAGGGCGGCGCGCCGGGCGGGAACGGCTCGGGGCGGGCGGGGAACGCCGCCTCGCAGGCCGTCGTCGCCGTCACGCCCAAGGACGGCGCCGACGCGGTCGCCACCAGCGGTGCGCTGAGGGTCACCGCGGAGAAGGGAAGGCTGACCACGGTCACCGTCACCGACTCCAAGGGCCGGCCCGTCGAGGGCGCCCTGTCCGCGGACGCCACGAGCTGGCAGCCGGTCAGGCACCTGGCGGCGGCCACCAGGTACAAGGTGCACGCCGTCGCCGAGGACGCGGCGGGCCGCGAGTCCGCCAAGGACACGACGTTCACGACGCTCGCGCCGAAGAACACCTTCATCGGCCACTACACGCCCGAGGACGGCCAGACGGTCGGCGTCGGCATGCCCGTGTCCATCAACTTCAGCCGCGGCATCACCGACCCGGAGGCCGTCGAGGCCGCCGTCAAGGTGACCGCCGTACCGGCCGTGCGGATCGAGGGCCACTGGTTCGGCAACGACCGGCTCGACTTCCGCCCGGAGAAGTACTGGAAGCCCGGCACCAGGGTGACCGTCGAGCTGAACCTGGACGGGGTCGAGGGCCGCCCCGGCGTCTACGGCAAGCAGGCCAAGAAGTTCTCCTTCACCATCGGCCGCAGCCAGGTCTCCACCGTCGACGCGAGCGCCAAGACGATGACGGTCGTCCGCGACGGCAGGACCCTCAAGACGATCCCGATCACCGCGGGAGCCCCGTCCACCACCACGTACAACGGCCAGATGGTCATCAGCGAGAAGTACAAGGTGACCCGGATGAACGGCTCGTCCGTCGGCTTCGCCGGCGAGTACGACATCAAGGACGTGCCGCACGCGATGCGCCTGTCCACCTCCGGCACCTTCGTCCACGGCAACTACTGGGCGTCGTCGGGGACCTTCGGGACGAAGAACGTCAGCCACGGCTGCGTCGGCCTGCGCGACGTGCGCGGCGCGCACGACGGCTCGATGCCCGCCGCCTGGTTCTACGACAACTCGCTCATCGGCGACGTGGTCGTCGTGAAGAACTCCAAGGACAAGCAGATCCAGCCGGACAACGGCCTCAACGGCTGGAACATGCCGTGGTCGGAGTGGATCGGGTAA
- the glgX gene encoding glycogen debranching protein GlgX: MSSAAEQGPVQDAVPRAPDASPGPRRAGSGGSRRGTRAVTHTGPGAGAVPAAPAPPPPVWPGSPTPLGARFRVGPDGVAGTNFALWAGGAEAVEVCLFAPDGTETRVPLTELTHEIWHGFVPDVRPGRRYGYRVHGRWDPWTGARWNPAKLLLDPYARAVDGDFGALPPEVYGHVRDWPDQHVADTVRDDRDSAPYVPKGVVVHDDAPGDEWAEDRRPKTPWADSVIYELHVRGFTMRHPGVPEELRGTYAGLAHPAAVEHLVRLGVTAVELLPVHQFAHEDHLLRRGLRNHWGYNSIGYFAPHAAYAATGTGGQQVGEFRRMVRALHEAGIEVILDVVYNHTAEAGELGPMLSLRGIDNRGYYRLQADPRRYADYTGCGNTLHVVRPQVLRLITDSLRYWVTEMGVDGFRFDLAAALARSMHDVDMLSPFLAVIAQDPVLRRVKLIAEPWDVGSGGYQVGAFPPLWTEWNDRYRDAVRDFWRGALPDVRDLGYRLSGSSDLYAWGGRRPYASVNFVTAHDGFTLRDLVSYERKHNGANGEDDRDGADDNRSWNCGAEGETGDETVNALRRRQIRNLLTTLLLSTGVPMLVAGDEMGRTQGGNNNAYCQDNATGWVDWSLLDEGWARELLALARRLLALRHAHPVLRRRAFFSGRPQGADGLRDLAWFTAAATEMTEGDWYAPARTIAFYLSGRDIPGRDERGRAVVDDGFLVVLHADDGPIEHRLPGPPWAEEYELVVDTSREEQSEAPGTVCRGGEAVTVPARSALLWRVTA; this comes from the coding sequence GTGTCGAGCGCAGCCGAACAGGGTCCAGTCCAGGACGCGGTCCCGCGGGCGCCGGACGCGTCCCCCGGGCCGCGCCGCGCGGGATCGGGCGGGTCGCGCCGCGGCACGCGGGCGGTCACCCACACCGGACCCGGGGCCGGCGCGGTCCCCGCCGCACCGGCCCCGCCACCGCCCGTCTGGCCGGGCTCACCGACACCGCTGGGCGCCCGCTTCCGGGTCGGCCCCGACGGGGTGGCCGGCACCAACTTCGCCCTGTGGGCGGGCGGTGCCGAGGCCGTCGAGGTGTGCCTGTTCGCGCCGGACGGCACGGAGACGCGGGTGCCGCTCACGGAGCTGACGCACGAGATCTGGCACGGCTTCGTGCCGGACGTGCGGCCGGGCCGGCGGTACGGGTACCGGGTGCACGGCCGGTGGGACCCGTGGACCGGCGCCCGCTGGAATCCGGCGAAGCTGCTCCTCGACCCGTACGCGCGGGCGGTGGACGGCGACTTCGGCGCGCTGCCGCCGGAGGTGTACGGGCACGTGCGGGACTGGCCGGACCAGCACGTCGCGGACACCGTGCGCGACGACCGCGACTCGGCGCCGTACGTGCCGAAGGGCGTCGTGGTCCACGACGACGCGCCCGGCGACGAGTGGGCCGAGGACCGCAGGCCCAAGACGCCGTGGGCGGACTCCGTCATCTACGAGCTCCACGTGCGGGGTTTCACCATGCGCCACCCCGGCGTCCCCGAGGAGCTGCGCGGCACCTACGCGGGGCTGGCCCACCCGGCGGCGGTCGAGCACCTCGTGCGCCTCGGGGTGACGGCGGTGGAGCTGCTGCCGGTGCACCAGTTCGCGCACGAGGACCACCTGCTGCGGCGCGGGCTGCGCAACCACTGGGGCTACAACTCCATCGGCTACTTCGCGCCGCACGCCGCCTACGCCGCGACGGGCACGGGCGGGCAGCAGGTCGGGGAGTTCCGGCGGATGGTGCGCGCGCTGCACGAGGCGGGCATCGAGGTGATCCTCGACGTGGTCTACAACCACACGGCGGAGGCCGGCGAGCTGGGCCCCATGCTGTCGCTGCGCGGGATCGACAACCGGGGCTACTACCGGCTCCAGGCGGACCCCCGCCGGTACGCGGACTACACGGGCTGCGGCAACACGCTGCACGTCGTCCGGCCGCAGGTGCTGCGCCTGATCACCGACTCGCTGCGCTACTGGGTCACCGAGATGGGCGTGGACGGCTTCCGCTTCGACCTGGCGGCGGCGCTGGCCCGGTCGATGCACGACGTGGACATGCTGTCGCCGTTCCTGGCGGTGATCGCGCAGGACCCGGTGCTGCGGCGGGTGAAGCTGATCGCCGAGCCGTGGGACGTGGGCAGCGGCGGCTACCAGGTGGGCGCCTTCCCGCCGCTGTGGACGGAGTGGAACGACCGGTACCGGGACGCGGTGCGGGACTTCTGGCGCGGCGCCCTGCCCGACGTGCGGGACCTGGGCTACCGGCTGTCGGGGTCGAGCGACCTGTACGCCTGGGGTGGCCGCCGCCCGTACGCGTCGGTCAACTTCGTCACCGCGCACGACGGGTTCACCCTGCGCGACCTCGTGTCGTACGAGCGGAAGCACAACGGGGCCAACGGCGAGGACGACCGGGACGGCGCCGACGACAACCGGTCGTGGAACTGCGGCGCGGAGGGTGAGACCGGCGACGAGACCGTGAACGCGCTGCGCCGCCGCCAGATCCGCAACCTGCTCACCACGCTGCTGCTGTCCACGGGCGTGCCGATGCTCGTCGCCGGCGACGAGATGGGGCGCACGCAGGGCGGCAACAACAACGCGTACTGCCAGGACAACGCGACCGGCTGGGTGGACTGGTCGCTGCTGGACGAGGGGTGGGCGCGGGAGCTGCTCGCGCTGGCCCGCCGGCTGCTGGCGCTGCGCCACGCGCACCCGGTGCTGCGTCGCCGGGCGTTCTTCTCGGGCCGCCCTCAGGGCGCCGACGGGCTGCGGGACCTGGCGTGGTTCACGGCGGCGGCGACGGAGATGACGGAGGGCGACTGGTACGCGCCGGCCCGGACGATCGCCTTCTACCTGTCGGGGCGGGACATCCCGGGGCGCGACGAGCGCGGCCGGGCGGTCGTGGACGACGGCTTCCTGGTGGTCCTCCACGCGGATGACGGGCCGATCGAGCACCGGCTGCCGGGGCCGCCGTGGGCGGAGGAGTACGAGCTGGTCGTCGACACCTCGCGGGAGGAGCAGTCGGAGGCGCCCGGGACGGTGTGCCGGGGCGGGGAGGCGGTGACGGTGCCGGCGAGGTCCGCGCTGCTGTGGCGGGTGACCGCGTGA
- a CDS encoding ABC transporter ATP-binding protein: protein MSPSTAAPRPTVPKRSAVRSLLRLWPYLRPVRGRFLTAAFVAVVASCLGLVIPLVLKWIVDGPVAGRDPDGVWLGALAVLGLGVAEALLFGLRRWLVARPSTRVEAALRADLYRRLQRLPVAFHDRWASGQLLSRGTTDLSLLRMFLVFPLTFLFVNAVTVLAGFVVLLGQDWSLGLVLLLPVVPLVVGCSLFETRYSKAARRAQDQVGDLTTLVEESVLGIRVVKGFGRHRSQARAFRELAGRLRGTELRKARLLAGIWAFITTVPELAIGAALVLGTVQVADGELSAGTLVAFLTTALALRWPVESIGFLLAMSQEAATATERYFEVMDQAEETADRAPAAAAPAPGPGGRKPGPGGAPGAGDGAPGGVVFEDVVFRYPDAPGSSPPVLRGVDLRIRPGETLALVGQTGSGKTTLTALVPRLYELTGGRILLDGEDVAAMPRERLRSLVAVAFEEPTLFSASVRDNVLMGAGPGAGDAELRRALDVAQAGFVADLPRGAGTEVGEQGLSLSGGQRQRLALARAVVGSPRFLVLDDPLSALDVHTEALVEAALREVLRDTTALVVAHRPSTVLLADRVALLSEGRIAAVGTHQELLRTSAEYAWLMSGAEDGER, encoded by the coding sequence ATGTCTCCCTCCACCGCCGCCCCGCGTCCCACCGTCCCCAAGCGCTCCGCCGTGCGCTCGCTCCTCCGGCTGTGGCCGTATCTGCGGCCGGTGCGGGGACGGTTCCTCACGGCGGCGTTCGTCGCGGTCGTGGCGTCCTGCCTGGGCCTGGTCATCCCGCTGGTGCTGAAGTGGATCGTGGACGGCCCCGTGGCCGGGCGCGACCCGGACGGCGTGTGGCTGGGGGCGCTCGCCGTGCTGGGGCTCGGAGTGGCCGAGGCGCTGCTGTTCGGTCTGCGGCGCTGGCTGGTGGCGCGGCCGTCGACGAGGGTGGAGGCGGCCCTGCGCGCCGACCTGTACCGGCGGTTGCAGCGGCTTCCGGTGGCGTTCCACGACCGGTGGGCGTCGGGCCAGCTGCTGTCGCGCGGGACGACGGACCTGTCGCTGCTGCGGATGTTCCTGGTCTTCCCGCTGACGTTCCTGTTCGTCAACGCGGTGACGGTGCTCGCCGGCTTCGTGGTGCTGCTGGGGCAGGACTGGTCGCTGGGGCTGGTGCTGCTGCTGCCGGTGGTGCCGCTGGTGGTGGGCTGCTCCCTGTTCGAGACGCGGTACTCCAAGGCGGCGCGGCGGGCGCAGGACCAGGTGGGCGACCTGACGACGCTGGTCGAGGAGAGCGTGCTCGGCATCCGCGTCGTGAAGGGCTTCGGGCGGCACCGCAGCCAGGCGCGCGCGTTCCGGGAGCTGGCCGGGCGGCTGCGCGGCACCGAGTTGCGCAAGGCGCGGCTGCTGGCGGGGATCTGGGCGTTCATCACGACCGTCCCGGAGCTGGCGATCGGCGCCGCGCTGGTGCTGGGCACGGTGCAGGTGGCGGACGGGGAGCTGTCGGCGGGGACGCTGGTGGCGTTCCTGACCACGGCGCTGGCGCTGCGGTGGCCGGTGGAGTCGATCGGCTTCCTGCTGGCGATGAGCCAGGAGGCGGCGACGGCGACGGAGCGGTACTTCGAGGTGATGGACCAGGCGGAGGAGACCGCGGACCGGGCCCCGGCCGCGGCGGCCCCCGCGCCGGGGCCGGGCGGCCGGAAGCCGGGGCCGGGCGGGGCGCCCGGTGCGGGGGACGGGGCGCCGGGCGGGGTGGTGTTCGAGGACGTGGTGTTCCGCTACCCGGACGCGCCCGGGAGCTCCCCTCCGGTGCTGCGCGGGGTGGACCTGCGGATCCGGCCTGGCGAGACGCTGGCGCTGGTGGGACAGACGGGTTCCGGCAAGACGACGCTGACGGCGCTGGTGCCCCGGCTGTACGAGCTGACCGGGGGACGCATCCTGCTCGACGGCGAGGACGTCGCGGCGATGCCCCGCGAGAGGCTGCGGTCGCTGGTGGCCGTGGCGTTCGAGGAGCCGACGCTCTTCTCGGCGAGCGTCCGGGACAACGTGCTGATGGGCGCCGGCCCGGGGGCGGGCGACGCGGAGCTGCGGCGGGCGCTGGACGTGGCGCAGGCCGGGTTCGTGGCGGACCTGCCGCGGGGCGCGGGGACCGAGGTGGGCGAGCAGGGCCTGAGCCTGTCCGGCGGCCAGCGCCAGCGCCTGGCGCTGGCGCGCGCGGTCGTCGGCAGTCCCCGGTTCCTCGTCCTGGACGACCCGCTGTCCGCGCTGGACGTGCACACCGAGGCGCTGGTGGAGGCCGCTCTGCGGGAGGTGCTGCGGGACACGACGGCGCTCGTGGTGGCGCACCGCCCGTCGACGGTGCTGCTGGCCGACCGGGTGGCGCTGCTGTCGGAGGGCAGGATCGCGGCGGTCGGGACGCACCAGGAGCTGCTGCGGACCAGCGCCGAGTACGCGTGGCTGATGTCGGGTGCGGAGGACGGGGAGCGATGA
- a CDS encoding ABC transporter ATP-binding protein, which translates to MTVQDRERREREDAGRGPEGEPEPGGRDPFDRDALPVPKGATVALLRSLLAPRRARVALAALLLLLQQAAVQAGPLLVAYAIDRAVPALRQGDHGPVVAVAAGYGLCALGAGLLQYGFVEASARVSQDVLLDLRGRIFRHAQALSVDFHERYTSGRLISRSTTDVESLRELLEEGLQELVNVVLSFASISLILLWLDRGIGAVAVASFVPLYLLVRMYRRRASVAFGARSTAIAAVVVKFAETMNGIRPVRAFRRERANDEVFAALNRRHERRNGDAILEMARYVVGSRLVANTAVAGMVLWGAYRVADGTLALGVLAAAVLYVRRLYDPIDRLGMFLNAYESAAASLEKIAGLLAQRPTVPEPAVSRELPPRPAGAPGREVVFEGVRFAYRTGGEVLPRFDLAIPAGQTVAVVGSTGAGKSTLAKLLARFYDPSGGRVLLDGVDLRELSTAELRRGVVMVTQEAFLFSGTVAQNIAIGRPDATREEVEHAAKAIGAHDFIAALPDGYDTDVRKRGGRISAGQRQLVAFARALLADPGVLILDEATSSLDVPGERAVQRAMDTVLHGRTAVVIAHRLSTVEIADRVLVMERGRIVEDGPPGRLVAGDGRFAGLHRAWRESLAG; encoded by the coding sequence ATGACGGTTCAGGACCGGGAACGGCGGGAGCGCGAGGACGCCGGGCGGGGGCCGGAGGGGGAACCGGAGCCGGGCGGGCGGGACCCGTTCGACCGGGACGCGCTGCCCGTGCCGAAGGGCGCGACGGTCGCGCTGCTGCGGTCGCTGCTGGCGCCGCGGCGGGCACGGGTGGCGCTGGCGGCGCTGCTGCTGCTCCTGCAGCAGGCGGCCGTGCAGGCGGGGCCGCTGCTCGTCGCGTACGCCATCGACCGCGCCGTGCCGGCGCTGCGCCAGGGCGACCACGGGCCGGTGGTCGCGGTGGCCGCCGGGTACGGGCTGTGCGCGCTGGGCGCGGGGCTGCTCCAGTACGGCTTCGTGGAGGCGTCGGCACGGGTCAGCCAGGACGTCCTGCTCGATCTGCGGGGCCGGATCTTCCGGCACGCGCAGGCGCTGAGCGTGGACTTCCACGAGCGGTACACCTCGGGGCGGCTCATCTCCCGGTCGACGACCGACGTGGAGTCGCTGCGGGAGCTGCTGGAGGAAGGGCTCCAGGAACTGGTCAACGTGGTGCTGTCGTTCGCCAGCATCTCGCTGATCCTGCTGTGGCTGGACCGGGGCATCGGCGCGGTCGCGGTCGCGTCGTTCGTGCCGCTGTACCTGCTGGTGCGGATGTACCGGCGGCGGGCGTCGGTGGCGTTCGGCGCCCGGTCCACGGCGATCGCCGCGGTCGTCGTGAAGTTCGCGGAGACGATGAACGGCATCCGGCCGGTGCGGGCGTTCCGCCGGGAGCGGGCCAACGACGAGGTGTTCGCCGCCCTGAACCGCCGCCACGAGCGGCGCAACGGCGACGCGATCCTGGAGATGGCCCGCTACGTGGTGGGCTCCCGGCTGGTGGCGAACACCGCCGTCGCCGGGATGGTGCTGTGGGGCGCCTACCGGGTGGCGGACGGCACGCTGGCGCTGGGCGTGCTGGCGGCGGCCGTGCTCTACGTGCGGCGGCTGTACGACCCGATCGACCGGCTGGGGATGTTCCTCAACGCCTACGAGTCGGCCGCCGCGTCCCTGGAGAAGATCGCCGGCCTGCTGGCGCAGCGGCCGACCGTGCCGGAGCCCGCCGTCTCGCGGGAGCTGCCGCCGCGGCCGGCCGGGGCGCCGGGCCGGGAGGTCGTCTTCGAGGGGGTGCGCTTCGCGTACCGGACCGGCGGCGAGGTGCTGCCGCGGTTCGACCTGGCGATCCCGGCGGGGCAGACGGTGGCGGTGGTCGGTTCGACGGGTGCGGGCAAGTCGACGCTGGCGAAGCTGCTGGCCCGCTTCTACGACCCGTCCGGGGGGCGGGTCCTCCTCGACGGCGTGGACCTGCGGGAGCTGTCCACCGCGGAGCTGCGGCGCGGGGTGGTGATGGTGACGCAGGAGGCCTTCCTGTTCTCGGGGACGGTCGCGCAGAACATCGCGATCGGCCGCCCGGACGCGACGCGTGAGGAGGTCGAGCACGCCGCGAAGGCGATCGGCGCGCACGACTTCATCGCGGCGCTCCCGGACGGGTACGACACGGACGTGCGCAAGCGCGGCGGGCGCATCTCGGCGGGCCAGCGGCAGCTGGTGGCCTTCGCCCGGGCGCTCCTCGCGGACCCCGGGGTGCTGATCCTGGACGAGGCGACCAGTTCGCTGGACGTCCCCGGGGAACGGGCGGTGCAGCGGGCGATGGACACGGTGCTGCACGGCCGTACGGCGGTGGTGATCGCCCACCGGCTGTCCACGGTGGAGATCGCGGACCGGGTGCTGGTGATGGAGCGCGGCCGGATCGTGGAGGACGGGCCGCCCGGGCGGCTCGTCGCCGGGGACGGCCGCTTCGCCGGCCTGCACCGCGCCTGGCGGGAGAGCCTGGCGGGGTGA
- a CDS encoding M4 family metallopeptidase — translation MRSTPSRRATATGALIAAAAMLAVGVQTGSATADDGRNVPAPKRQTTAQADPGALPADLSPAQRTALIRAADAGKAAKAKELGLGAQEKLVVRDVVQDRDGTTHTRYERTFAGLPVLGGDLLVTEDEAGRTESVAKASRAELKNVDTTADVAPAAAERQALTAARAEGSKASEAERAPRKVVWLAEGRPVLAYETVVGGLQHDGTPNELHVVTDATTGEKLYEWQAVHNGTGNTQYSGQVTLGTAQSGSSYTLTDTARGGHKTYNLNRGTSGTGTLFSGADDTWGNGTPSNLETAGADAHYGAALTWDYYKNVHGRAGIRGDGRAAYSRVHYGNNYANAFWQDSCFCMTYGDGDNNAKPLTSIDVAAHEMTHGLTSATAGLVYSGESGGLNEATSDIFAAAVEFYANNSKDVGDYLVGEKIDIRGNGTPLRYMDKPSKDGSSKDYWYSGIGSIDVHHSSGPANHWFYLLSEGSGTKTVNGVAYDSPTSDGLPVTGIGRDKAALIWFKALTTKFTSTTNYAAARTGTIAVATELYGAGSPEVAAVQNAWAGVNVGARAGGGTPGGKVFENTADVNIPDAGSAVTSSVSVTGITGNAPSALQVGVDIVHTWRGDLVVDLVAPDGTAYRLKNASGSDSADNVKETYTVNASSEVANGTWRLRVQDTARYDTGYINGFKLTFP, via the coding sequence GTGAGATCCACGCCATCCCGTCGAGCGACCGCCACCGGCGCCCTGATCGCCGCCGCCGCCATGCTCGCCGTGGGAGTCCAGACCGGCTCCGCCACCGCCGACGACGGACGGAACGTCCCGGCCCCCAAGCGCCAGACCACCGCCCAGGCCGACCCGGGTGCCCTGCCCGCCGACCTCTCCCCCGCCCAGCGCACCGCGCTCATCCGCGCGGCCGACGCGGGCAAGGCCGCCAAGGCGAAGGAGCTCGGTCTCGGCGCCCAGGAGAAGCTCGTCGTCCGCGACGTGGTCCAGGACCGCGACGGCACGACCCACACCCGTTACGAGCGGACCTTCGCCGGGCTGCCGGTCCTCGGTGGCGACCTCCTGGTCACCGAGGACGAGGCCGGCCGCACCGAGAGCGTCGCCAAGGCGTCCCGCGCGGAGCTGAAGAACGTCGACACGACCGCCGACGTGGCCCCGGCCGCCGCCGAGCGGCAGGCGCTCACCGCCGCCCGCGCGGAGGGCTCGAAGGCGTCGGAGGCGGAGCGCGCGCCCCGCAAGGTCGTCTGGCTCGCGGAGGGCAGGCCCGTCCTCGCGTACGAGACCGTCGTCGGCGGCCTCCAGCACGACGGCACGCCCAACGAGCTGCACGTCGTCACCGACGCCACCACCGGCGAGAAGCTCTACGAGTGGCAGGCCGTCCACAACGGCACCGGCAACACGCAGTACAGCGGCCAGGTCACCCTCGGCACCGCCCAGTCGGGCAGCTCCTACACGCTGACCGACACCGCGCGCGGCGGCCACAAGACGTACAACCTCAACCGCGGCACCTCCGGCACCGGCACGCTGTTCTCCGGCGCCGACGACACCTGGGGCAACGGCACCCCGTCCAACCTGGAGACCGCCGGCGCCGACGCCCACTACGGGGCCGCGCTGACCTGGGACTACTACAAGAACGTCCACGGCCGCGCCGGCATCCGGGGCGACGGCAGGGCCGCGTACTCGCGCGTCCACTACGGCAACAACTACGCCAACGCGTTCTGGCAGGACAGCTGCTTCTGCATGACGTACGGCGACGGCGACAACAACGCCAAGCCGCTCACGTCGATCGACGTGGCCGCCCACGAGATGACCCACGGCCTGACCTCCGCCACCGCCGGCCTGGTCTACAGCGGCGAGTCCGGCGGCCTGAACGAGGCGACGTCCGACATCTTCGCCGCCGCCGTCGAGTTCTACGCCAACAACAGCAAGGACGTCGGCGACTACCTCGTCGGCGAGAAGATCGACATCCGGGGCAACGGCACGCCGCTGCGCTACATGGACAAGCCCAGCAAGGACGGCTCGTCCAAGGACTACTGGTACTCGGGCATCGGCAGCATCGACGTGCACCACTCGTCGGGCCCGGCGAACCACTGGTTCTACCTGCTGTCCGAGGGCAGCGGCACCAAGACCGTCAACGGCGTCGCCTACGACTCGCCGACCTCGGACGGGCTGCCCGTCACCGGCATAGGCCGCGACAAGGCCGCGCTCATCTGGTTCAAGGCGCTCACCACCAAGTTCACCAGCACCACCAACTACGCGGCCGCCCGCACCGGCACGATCGCGGTCGCCACCGAGCTCTACGGCGCCGGCAGCCCCGAGGTGGCCGCCGTCCAGAACGCGTGGGCCGGCGTCAACGTCGGCGCCCGCGCCGGCGGCGGCACGCCCGGCGGCAAGGTCTTCGAGAACACCGCCGACGTGAACATCCCCGACGCCGGATCGGCCGTCACCTCGTCCGTCTCCGTGACCGGCATCACCGGCAACGCGCCGAGCGCGCTGCAGGTCGGCGTGGACATCGTCCACACCTGGCGCGGTGACCTGGTCGTCGACCTGGTCGCCCCGGACGGCACCGCGTACCGGCTCAAGAACGCGAGCGGCAGCGACTCCGCGGACAACGTCAAGGAGACGTACACCGTCAACGCGTCCAGCGAGGTCGCCAACGGCACCTGGAGGCTCCGCGTCCAGGACACGGCCCGCTACGACACCGGCTACATCAACGGCTTCAAGCTGACCTTCCCGTAG